Proteins co-encoded in one Betaproteobacteria bacterium genomic window:
- a CDS encoding NAD-dependent epimerase/dehydratase produces the protein MTYNILVTGGAGYLGSTLVPDLLAAGHRVTVIDNFMFKQSSLNHVCHQASFNVVKGDIRIESTMAPLLAKADVVIPLAALVGLPLCTLDPVGATTTNHDAISLMLRLLSKEQRVLMPTTNSAYGTGDENNFCTEESPLRPISLYAKEKVAVEQELMQRENAISFRLATVFGMSPRMRIDLLVNDFTYRAVHDRFVVLFESSFKRNYIHVRDVSRVFQHGLANFGSMRGQIYNVGLSDANVSKKELCEHIQKQLPQFVFIDAPVGKDPDQRNYIVSNAKLEATGFQPSMSLDAGIAELIKGFTMIKNSIYGNV, from the coding sequence ATGACCTACAACATCCTCGTGACCGGCGGTGCGGGCTACCTCGGATCGACGCTGGTCCCCGACCTTCTCGCCGCAGGCCACCGGGTGACCGTGATCGACAACTTCATGTTCAAGCAGTCCAGCTTGAACCACGTGTGTCATCAGGCCAGCTTCAACGTCGTGAAAGGCGACATCCGCATCGAGAGCACGATGGCGCCATTGCTCGCCAAGGCCGATGTCGTCATACCGCTGGCCGCTCTCGTGGGGCTCCCTCTATGCACGCTCGACCCCGTGGGTGCGACAACGACGAATCACGACGCGATTTCCCTCATGCTGCGGCTGCTGTCGAAGGAACAGCGCGTGCTGATGCCGACCACCAACAGCGCGTACGGGACGGGTGACGAGAACAATTTCTGTACCGAGGAATCGCCGCTGCGGCCGATCTCGCTCTATGCCAAGGAGAAGGTTGCCGTGGAACAGGAGCTGATGCAGCGCGAGAACGCCATCTCCTTCCGGCTCGCCACGGTGTTCGGGATGTCGCCCCGGATGCGGATCGACCTGCTGGTCAACGACTTCACCTACCGTGCCGTCCATGACCGTTTCGTCGTCCTGTTCGAAAGCTCGTTCAAGCGGAACTACATCCATGTTCGCGACGTATCTCGAGTCTTCCAGCATGGTCTCGCCAACTTCGGCAGCATGCGCGGGCAGATCTACAACGTGGGACTGTCCGACGCCAACGTCTCTAAGAAAGAACTTTGCGAACACATTCAGAAGCAGCTCCCCCAGTTTGTGTTCATCGATGCTCCGGTCGGAAAGGATCCGGACCAACGCAATTACATCGTGTCCAATGCAAAGCTTGAGGCAACCGGTTTCCAACCGTCCATGTCTCTGGATGCGGGGATCGCCGAACTGATCAAAGGCTTCACGATGATCAAGAACTCCATCTACGGAAACGTCTGA
- a CDS encoding NTP transferase domain-containing protein: MTAAIVLAGGLGTRLRSTVPDVPKPMAPIEGRPFLEYLLDYWIGQGVGSFVLSVGYMHEVIRAHFGERYRGVPVRYSIEETPLGTGGGLVLAARELHSNAPFLLLNGDTYFAVNLRELAAFAQGEDPDWTFSLFRAGEAGRYMGMQVQADGRITSLRSNTEDIGRLANGGVYLVHPRSLAALDLRAGDKLSLEEEVFATALAADQRFFGLEFQATFIDIGVPADYHRAPAVLQN, from the coding sequence ATGACAGCAGCCATCGTCCTTGCTGGAGGGCTCGGCACCCGGTTGAGAAGCACCGTGCCGGACGTGCCAAAACCCATGGCGCCCATCGAGGGGCGGCCTTTCCTCGAATACCTTCTCGACTACTGGATCGGCCAGGGAGTCGGATCGTTCGTGCTCTCCGTGGGATACATGCACGAGGTGATTCGCGCCCACTTCGGCGAACGGTATCGCGGTGTTCCAGTTCGCTACTCGATCGAGGAAACCCCCCTGGGCACAGGAGGCGGCCTTGTTCTTGCCGCGCGGGAACTGCACTCGAACGCCCCCTTCCTGTTGTTAAACGGGGACACTTACTTCGCCGTGAATCTGCGGGAACTTGCGGCATTCGCACAAGGCGAGGACCCCGACTGGACTTTTTCACTGTTCCGGGCCGGCGAGGCGGGCCGCTACATGGGCATGCAGGTTCAGGCCGACGGCAGGATCACCTCGCTTCGATCCAACACCGAGGACATCGGACGGCTCGCCAACGGTGGCGTCTATCTAGTGCACCCGCGATCCTTGGCAGCGCTGGATCTGCGAGCTGGTGACAAGCTCTCACTCGAGGAAGAGGTGTTCGCCACGGCACTCGCTGCAGATCAGCGCTTCTTCGGCCTGGAGTTTCAGGCAACCTTCATCGACATCGGCGTGCCCGCGGACTACCACCGTGCTCCGGCGGTGCTGCAGAACTGA